One Candida dubliniensis CD36 chromosome 1, complete sequence genomic region harbors:
- a CDS encoding dihydrolipoamide dehydrogenase (E3)-binding protein (E3BP) of the mitochondrial pyruvate dehydrogenase (PDH) complex, putative (Similar to S. cerevisiae PDX1;~Similar to C. albicans PDX1), which translates to MLRAVLTRRTAGQIRAIHNSSIYYAASVFKMPAMSPTMSEGGIVSWKVKPGDTFSAGDPILEVETDKATIDVEAADDGKLWEILVNEGTSGVPVGKPIAFLAEQDDDLSTLEKPSIEDVKKETQAPASQEKKPDEKTTKKEVQQTGPRDLSTDSSVLQKANPTQKLSPAVELLLHENNISNEDAFIKIQASGPNGRILKGDVLAYLGKIDTGVVVELTEFLKSREHLDLSNIVLAEPSKVEESAETKPQKEDKAKVEKPKPKNILTVELTSNLGEDISQSKFKFAFEKSISAAIRHTYASKFPQFAQSPTASSIYDKYDVFDEILSAPVTKNRFEVFDIKYKFYGEQSSKNKVSADSFDEILGLSTPVQYLETGSSNVNVSFKIKFDDKLQDSKSFVENFENSLLSQIPANKLKITN; encoded by the coding sequence ATGCTCAGGGCAGTCCTCACCAGAAGAACAGCAGGCCAGATACGTGCAATTCATAATTCATCGATTTATTATGCAGCATCGGTGTTTAAAATGCCAGCAATGTCTCCAACCATGAGTGAAGGTGGTATTGTTTCTTGGAAAGTAAAACCAGGAGACACTTTCAGTGCTGGAGATCCTATTTTGGAAGTGGAAACAGATAAGGCCACTATTGATGTCGAAGCAGCCGATGATGGGAAGTTATGGGAGATTTTAGTGAATGAAGGTACCTCCGGAGTACCAGTTGGTAAACCAATTGCCTTTTTAGCAGAAcaagatgatgatttaagCACTTTGGAGAAACCAAGCATAGAAGAcgtcaaaaaagaaactcaAGCACCTGCCTCACAAGAGAAAAAGCCAGATGAAAAGACtacaaagaaagaagttCAACAAACAGGTCCTCGTGATCTTTCTACTGATTCAAGTGTACTTCAAAAAGCCAATCCAACTCAAAAGTTGTCTCCAGCCGTCGAATTGTTGTTAcatgaaaataatatttcgAACGAAGATGCTTTTATAAAAATTCAAGCTTCTGGTCCAAATGGGAGAATATTGAAAGGTGACGTTTTAGCATATCTTGGAAAGATTGATACAGGtgtggttgttgaattaaccgagtttttaaaatcaaGGGAACATTTGGATTTATCCAACATAGTGCTTGCCGAGCCATCGAAGGTAGAAGAATCAGCTGAAACCAAGCCCCAAAAAGAAGACAAGGCAAAAGTcgaaaaaccaaaaccaaaaaatattcTTACAGTTGAATTAACCTCAAACTTGGGGGAAGACATTTCCCAATCCAAATTTAAGTTtgcttttgaaaaatccaTTTCTGCAGCCATCAGACACACATATGCCTCCAAATTCCCACAATTTGCTCAGTCTCCAACAGCATCCTCAATTTACGACAAATATGACGTGTTTGATGAAATACTTTCTGCACCGGTAACAAAAAACAGATTTGAAGTTTTTGATATCAAGTATAAATTCTACGGTGAGCAATCTTCCAAAAACAAGGTTTCAGCAGACAGTTTTGACGAAATCTTGGGTTTGCTGACTCCTGTTCAATATTTGGAGACTGGGTCTTCCAATGTCAATGTTCtgtttaaaatcaaatttgatgataaattgCAAGATTCCAAATCTTTTGTTGagaattttgaaaactcATTACTTTCACAAATCCCTGCCAACAAGTTAAAGATCACAAACTGA
- a CDS encoding Nramp family member, divalent-metal ion transporter involved in manganese homeostasis, putative (Similar to S. cerevisiae SMF2;~Similar to C. albicans SMF2), translating into MGVLTNFTNFKTIAASIKKYIRFIGPGLMVSVAYMDPGNYSTAVAAGSAYKYNLLFSILLSNCLAIFLQILAAKLGAVTGLDLAANCKAHFGYRTNLILYALTEIAIIATDLAEVVGTAIALNILFHIPLFAGVVVTVIDVLIVLMAYRPKGPLLFIRIFESFVSVLVAATVVCFGIELYQVSHDASIHFSVAEVMKGFLPNEDVVDMSDREGGNGLFLSLAILGATVMPHSLYLGSGLVQARLKDYDIKNGFHKPWGKHSLEEPIQEDITVHDDNDNLTPIATPLIQHQEQPGFEKDDDSTFDGDEEDDDHYRPSIHAIKDTMSYTIVELVISLFTVALFVNAAILIVAGATLRSGDSKFVRDDDGHESDSDSDDDYQNADLFTIYHLLSKHLSPTAGFVFALALLCSGQSAGVVCTLAGQMVSEGFLSWSLPPVTRRLITRALAIAPCLFVVSFSGREGLAKILNASQVVLSVLLPVVSAPLIWFTCNKHTMRVPIFVRDGDEEIDMEYDGEQTTSVVTSRFKSSEPAIRLQNLRNSHPCASWEDDDDEQQHLQNEENRLLVGENTTNLVYSSPPTSNLMSRSNSVSATNAATDSSSSSSTATQLPIEVYEDLNQDIFRIKGYKDFSNSLATSFVAVLVWVFVAFLNLYLIGSMLLGYDVPL; encoded by the coding sequence ATGGGCGTACTAACGAATTTCACAAACTTCAAGACTATCGCGGCAAGCATAAAAAAGTACATACGATTTATTGGGCCGGGGCTAATGGTGAGTGTGGCATATATGGATCCCGGGAATTACTCAACTGCAGTAGCAGCTGGTTCTGCTTATAAgtacaatttattatttctgATTCTATTGTCCAACTGTTTAGCCATTTTCCTACAAATACTAGCTGCCAAATTAGGTGCTGTAACGGGGTTGGATCTAGCAGCAAATTGCAAGGCTCATTTTGGCTATAGGACGAATTTGATACTTTATGCCCTCACTGAAATAGCCATCATAGCAACAGACTTGGCCGAAGTGGTGGGGACGGCTATTGCACTAAACATTTTATTTCATATACCCTTATTTGCCGGTGTGGTAGTCACAGTTATTGATGTGCTAATTGTGCTAATGGCATACCGTCCAAAAGGTCCACTTTTGTTTATACGGATATTTGAGTCATTTGTGTCAGTATTGGTAGCAGCCACCGTTGTATGCTTTGGGATTGAATTGTACCAAGTGAGTCACGATGCATCAATTCATTTCTCGGTGGCCGAGGTGATGAAAGGTTTCCTCCCAAATGAggatgttgttgatatgtCTGACAGAGAAGGAGGCAATGGTTTGTTTTTAAGTTTAGCTATTTTAGGTGCAACTGTGATGCCACATTCTTTGTATCTTGGTTCTGGGTTAGTTCAAGCAAGATTGAAAGATTACGATATCAAAAACGGATTTCACAAGCCATGGGGTAAGCATTCTCTAGAAGAACCTATACAAGAGGACATCACAGTTCACGATGATAACGACAACTTAACTCCAATAGCGACACCACTAATCCAGCATCAGGAACAACCaggttttgaaaaagatgatgatagCACTTTTGATGGCGATGAAGAAGACGATGATCATTACCGACCTTCGATACATGCGATCAAGGATACCATGAGTTACACTATTGTTGAGTTGGTGATATCCTTATTCACGGTAGCCCTTTTTGTCAATGCTGCTATTTTGATTGTTGCCGGTGCTACATTAAGAAGTGGTGATTCAAAGTTTGTTCGAGATGATGACGGACACGAATCAGACTCTGATTCTGATGACGATTATCAAAATGCCGATTTATTCACtatatatcatttattgTCCAAGCATTTGTCGCCAACTGCTGGATTTGTATTTGCATTAGCATTATTGTGTTCTGGTCAAAGTGCAGGAGTGGTTTGTACTTTGGCTGGTCAAATGGTGTCGGAAGGGTTTTTATCATGGAGTTTACCGCCTGTTACTAGAAGATTGATCACAAGGGCATTGGCTATTGCTCCCTGTCTTTTTGTTGTGAGTTTTTCAGGGAGAGAAGGATTAGCTAAAATTTTGAATGCTAGTCAGGTGGTGTTGTCAGTTTTGTTACCAGTTGTTAGTGCTCCTCTTATTTGGTTCACATGCAACAAACATACCATGAGGGTCCCCATTTTTGTAAGGGATGGTGACGAAGAGATTGATATGGAGTATGATGGAGAACAGACCACCCTGGTAGTTACATCGAGATTTAAAAGTTCTGAACCAGCAATCAGATTACAAAATTTACGTAATTCTCACCCTTGTGCTAGTTGGGAAGATGACGACGATGAACAACAGCATTTACAAAATGAAGAGAACAGATTGTTGGTTGGTGAAAATACCACTAATTTGGTTTATTCACTGCCACCAACATCGAACTTAATGTCTCGATCAAACTCCGTGTCTGCAACAAATGCCGCAACAGATAGTCTGTCGTCTTCCAGCACCGCTACACAACTTCCGATAGAAGTCTATGAGGATCTCAATCAAGATATTTTCCGAATCAAAGGATATAAAGATTTTAGCAATAGTTTGGCTACATCTTTTGTGGCGGTGTTGGTTTGGGTATTTGTTGCctttttgaatttatacTTGATTGGAAGTATGCTCCTTGGTTATGACGTACCATTGTAA
- a CDS encoding conserved hypthetical protein: protein MSLNGKTDLEKSGTAINVSASTISENKTTGFEFYEKAQELSLEEEEAIRKKVVWKVDMRIVPLLCITYTLQFLDKLSLNYAAAYTLKEDLNLYGQRYSWCAAIFNFGYLAGALPANYVIQKLPVAKFTGCMLFLWSIILIGHIGLQNYGGILVIRFLLGLFESMISPSCMAICNNFYTVKNQPLRMCIFLSFNGVATIVGSLLSWGLGHADESKLKIWKLIFLVIGLMNFVWSGIFLWLCPDSPKSVKFLTEDEKAVLIKEVATNNQGLGDSKFKKNQAIEALQDLFVYFVALIGLACGVINGGTSNFASSLIKGFGFTGIQATALQMPLGAVELVVVVAAGIVVFTVKNMRCIVLFVICIPPLAGLIGLHVIPLTHRWALVGCSFLQFIIGGPVILCWILLNANVSGSSKKTIANGVWFVMYAAGNIISPNIFYAKEAPKYRSGIIGLISSYCGIMVLAIAIRLVFMHRNRKRNLEQGGYNEQIAEQALLDGFKGLTDFENTGFRYSL from the coding sequence ATGTCATTAAATGGAAAAACCGATTTGGAAAAATCTGGCACAGCAATTAACGTATCAGCTTCCACTATTTCcgaaaacaaaacaacaggatttgaattttatgAAAAAGCTCAAGAACTCTCTCtagaagaggaagaagcAATCAGGAAAAAAGTGGTTTGGAAAGTGGATATGAGAATTGTTCCATTATTGTGTATAACATATACATTACAATTCTTAGacaaattatcattaaattaTGCCGCTGCTTATACTTTAAAAGAAGATTTGAACTTGTATGGTCAAAGATATTCATGGTGTGCTgccattttcaattttggttATCTTGCTGGAGCATTACCAGCAAACTATgttattcaaaaattacCCGTTGCTAAATTCACTGGATGTATGTTGTTCTTGTGGTCTATTATCTTGATTGGTCATATTGGTTTGCAAAATTATGGTGGCATTTTGGTGATTCGATTTCTTTTGGGATTGTTTGAATCAATGATTAGTCCTTCGTGTATGGCAATTTGTAACAATTTCTATACTGTGAAAAACCAACCTTTAAGAATGTGTATTTTCTTATCTTTCAATGGGGTAGCTACTATCGTGGGGTCACTTCTTAGTTGGGGGCTTGGACATGCCGatgaatcaaaattgaaaatatggaaattgattttcttggttATTGGTCTTATGAACTTTGTTTGGTCAggaatttttctttggttaTGTCCTGATTCACCTAAACTGGTTAAATTCTTAACTGAGGATGAAAAAGCTGTTTTAATCAAAGAGGTAGCCACTAATAATCAAGGTTTAGGAGATTCcaaatttaaaaagaatcaaGCAATTGAAGCATTACAAGATTTGTTTGTATATTTTGTTGCATTGATTGGTCTTGCATGCGGAGTAATCAATGGTGGGACGTCAAATTTTGCATCTTCATTAATCAAAGGATTCGGATTCACAGGAATTCAAGCAACAGCATTACAAATGCCTCTTGGTGCAGTAGAATTAGTGGTCGTGGTAGCTGCTGGTATTGTTGTCTTTACAGTCAAGAACATGCGTTGCATAGTTTTATTTGTCATTTGTATTCCACCTTTGGCTGGTCTCATTGGTCTCCATGTTATTCCATTAACACACAGATGGGCTCTAGTTGGTTGTTCTTTCTTGCAGTTTATCATTGGGGGACCAGTTATCTTGTGTTGGATTTTATTGAATGCCAATGTGTCAGGGTCTTCAAAGAAAACCATAGCTAATGGAGTTTGGTTTGTTATGTATGCCGCTGGCAACATAATATCACCAAATATCTTTTATGCGAAAGAGGCACCCAAATACCGTAGTGGTATAATTGGCCTAATTTCTAGCTATTGTGGAATAATGGTTTTGGCAATAGCAATAAGATTAGTTTTTATGCATCGTAACAGAAAGAGAAACTTGGAACAAGGTGGTTACAATGAACAAATTGCAGAACAAGCATTATTAGATGGATTCAAAGGCTTGactgattttgaaaatacaGGATTCCGATACTCTTTGTAG
- a CDS encoding 6-phosphogluconate dehydrogenase, decarboxylating 1, putative (Similar to S. cerevisiae GND1;~Similar to C. albicans DOR14): protein MKNLNALSRLSILSKQISFNNTNSSIARGDIGLIGLAVMGQNLILNMADHGYTVVAYNRTTAKVDRFLANEAKGKSILGAHSIKELVDQLKRPRRIMLLVKAGAPVDEFINQLLPYLEEGDIIIDGGNSHFPDSNRRYEELAKKGILFVGSGVSGGEEGARTGPSLMPGGNEKAWPHIKDIFQDVAAKSDGEPCCDWVGDAGAGHYVKMVHNGIEYGDMQLICEAYDLMKRVGKFDDKEIGDVFAKWNKGVLDSFLIEITRDILYYNDPTDGKPLVEKILDTAGQKGTGKWTAVNALDLGIPVTLIGEAVFARCLSAMKPERVEASKVLKGPEVSGESPITDKQQFIDDLEQALYASKIISYTQGFMLMNQAAKDYGWKLNNAGIALMWRGGCIIRSVFLAEITAAYRKKPDLENLLLYPFFNEAITKAQSGWRASVAKAIQYGVPTPAFSTALAFYDGLRSERLPANLLQAQRDYFGAHTFKVLPGQENDLLKKDEWIHINWTGRGGDVSSTTYDA, encoded by the coding sequence atgaaaaacttGAATGCCTTGTCAAGATTATCAATCTTGTCGAAACAAATATCGTTCAACAATACTAACAGTTCCATTGCTAGAGGTGATATCGGTTTAATTGGTTTAGCCGTTATGGGTCAAAACTTGATTCTTAACATGGCTGACCACGGTTACACTGTTGTTGCTTACAACAGAACCACCGCTAAGGTTGATCGTTTCTTAGCTAACGAAGCTAAAGGTAAATCCATCCTCGGTGCTCACTCCATCAAAGAATTGGTTGACCAATTAAAGAGACCAAGAAGAATTATGCTTTTGGTCAAAGCTGGTGCCCCAGTCGACGAATTCATTAACCAATTATTGCCATACTTGGAAGAAGGTGACATCATCATTGATGGTGGTAACTCCCATTTCCCAGATTCCAATAGAAGATACGAAGAATTGGCCAAGAAAGGTATTTTGTTTGTCGGTTCTGGTGTTTCTGGTGGTGAAGAAGGTGCTAGAACTGGTCCATCTTTGATGCCAGGTGGTAACGAAAAAGCTTGGCCACACATTAAGGATATCTTCCAAGATGTTGCTGCCAAGAGTGATGGCGAACCATGTTGTGATTGGGTTGGTGATGCCGGTGCTGGTCATTACGTCAAGATGGTCCACAATGGTATTGAATATGGTGATATGCAATTGATTTGTGAAGCTTACGATCTTATGAAGAGAGTCGGTAAATTTGACGACAAAGAAATTGGTGACGTGTTTGCCAAATGGAACAAGGGTGTTTTGGATTCTTTCTTGATTGAAATCACCAGAGACATTTTATACTACAACGACCCAACTGACGGTAAACCTttggttgaaaaaatcTTGGACACTGCTGGTCAAAAAGGTACTGGTAAATGGACTGCTGTCAATGCTCTTGATTTGGGTATTCCAGTTACTTTGATTGGTGAAGCTGTGTTTGCTAGATGTCTTTCTGCCATGAAACCAGAAAGAGTTGAAGCCTCTAAAGTCTTGAAAGGTCCAGAAGTTTCTGGTGAATCACCAATCACTgacaaacaacaattcaTTGACGATTTGGAACAAGCTTTGTATGCTTCTAAGATTATCTCATACACCCAAGGTTTCATGTTGATGAACCAAGCTGCTAAAGATTACGGCtggaaattgaacaatGCTGGTATTGCCTTGATGTGGAGAGGTGGTTGTATTATCAGATCTGTTTTCTTGGCTGAAATCACTGCTGCCTACAGAAAGAAACCAGACTTGGAAAACTTGTTGCTCTACCCATTCTTCAACGAAGCTATTACCAAAGCTCAATCTGGATGGAGAGCTTCTGTTGCTAAAGCTATTCAATATGGTGTTCCAACTCCAGCCTTCTCCACCGCTTTGGCCTTCTACGATGGTTTAAGATCTGAAAGATTACCAGCTAACTTGTTGCAAGCTCAAAGAGATTACTTTGGTGCTCATACTTTCAAAGTCTTGCCAGGTCAAGAAAACGACTTGTTGAAGAAAGATGAATGGATTCACATCAACTGGACCGGTAGAGGTGGTGATGTTTCTTCAACTACTTATGATGCTTAG